In Turicibacter sanguinis, a genomic segment contains:
- a CDS encoding B3/B4 domain-containing protein yields MTTIKIDQQLKEKVPGYCLAVMSFEMTVKPTDDALKNEMLEMEKDVMNRLTLETLLKEPRIAAARSGYKALGKDPSRYRLSTEALLRRLIKGSGLYFVNNAVDIGNVLSVKTQRSVAVLDLDKIQGDVLIRIGKDEAYEGIGRGQINIENIPVYCDEIGPFGTPTSDTPRTRITEETKKILLFITSFNGTDGLEEDAKLAQDLFTKYGEMMNLSMDLVE; encoded by the coding sequence ATGACTACAATTAAAATAGATCAACAATTAAAAGAAAAAGTTCCGGGATATTGTTTAGCGGTTATGTCATTTGAAATGACGGTTAAACCAACAGATGACGCATTAAAGAATGAAATGTTAGAGATGGAAAAAGACGTGATGAATCGATTAACTCTTGAAACGTTATTAAAAGAACCACGTATTGCTGCAGCTCGTAGTGGGTATAAGGCATTAGGTAAGGACCCATCACGTTATCGTTTATCAACTGAAGCACTTCTTCGCCGTTTAATTAAAGGAAGTGGTCTATATTTTGTAAATAATGCAGTTGATATCGGAAATGTTTTATCTGTTAAAACTCAAAGAAGTGTCGCAGTTCTTGACCTTGATAAAATTCAAGGAGATGTGCTGATTCGTATAGGAAAAGATGAGGCTTACGAAGGGATTGGCCGTGGCCAAATTAATATCGAAAATATTCCAGTCTATTGTGATGAGATAGGACCTTTTGGGACTCCGACATCTGATACGCCAAGAACTCGTATTACGGAAGAGACGAAAAAGATTTTATTATTTATTACATCGTTTAATGGAACTGATGGATTGGAAGAAGATGCGAAGTTGGCACAGGATTTATTTACTAAGTATGGCGAAATGATGAATTTATCAATGGATTTAGTGGAATAA
- a CDS encoding glutamine--tRNA ligase/YqeY domain fusion protein — protein sequence MEMVNENSNFIKTIMKEDLESGKHKEIITRFPPEPNGYLHIGHAKAILTNYLLAKEFGGKMNLRFDDTNPVKEDEEYVQGIINDIKWLGVEYNQLLFASDTFDKMYEHAIDLIKKGKAYVDDQTPEQMRENRGTLTQPGVESPYRNRTVEENLELFENMKNGLYPDGSRVLRAKIDMASPNMNLRDPALYRILHTEHHNTGNKWCIYPMYDYAHPLEDAFEGITHSLCSLEYEDHRPLYDWVIENCETEAKPRQIEFARLNMKNTIMSKRYLKQLVDEGIVCGWDDPRMPTVAGLRRRGYTAEAITNFIQEAGLSKAVSTIDPQMLEHFIREDLKLKAPRTMAVLKPLKVVITNYPEGQVEYLDAEINPEVPEMGMRKIPFSREIYIEQEDFMENPVPKYFRLFPGNEVRLKHAYFIKCTDVIKDEEGNITEIHATYDPETKSGSGFTGRKVKGTIHWVDATHNIPADFHLYEPLLIENEETEGLPFLERINKNSEKIVQGFVEENMKDVKGHDKFQFFRHGYFNVDPIRTKDGKLSFNRIVSLKSSFKL from the coding sequence ATGGAAATGGTCAATGAAAATTCAAACTTCATTAAGACGATTATGAAAGAGGATTTAGAAAGTGGTAAACATAAAGAGATTATTACACGTTTCCCACCAGAACCAAATGGTTACTTACATATCGGACATGCGAAAGCGATTTTAACAAATTATTTATTAGCTAAAGAATTTGGCGGAAAAATGAACCTTCGTTTTGATGATACAAATCCTGTAAAAGAAGATGAAGAATATGTTCAAGGAATTATTAACGATATTAAATGGTTAGGTGTAGAGTATAACCAATTATTATTCGCTTCTGATACTTTTGATAAAATGTATGAACATGCAATCGATTTAATCAAAAAAGGTAAAGCTTACGTTGATGATCAAACTCCTGAACAAATGCGTGAAAATCGTGGAACATTAACTCAACCAGGAGTTGAATCTCCATACCGTAATCGTACAGTAGAAGAGAATCTAGAGTTATTTGAAAATATGAAAAATGGTCTTTATCCAGATGGTTCTCGTGTACTTCGTGCAAAAATTGATATGGCTTCACCTAATATGAACTTACGTGACCCTGCTTTATATCGTATTTTACATACAGAGCATCATAATACAGGTAATAAGTGGTGCATTTACCCAATGTATGACTATGCTCATCCACTTGAAGATGCATTTGAAGGAATTACTCACTCTTTATGTTCATTAGAATATGAGGATCACCGTCCACTTTATGATTGGGTAATTGAAAATTGCGAAACAGAAGCTAAACCTCGCCAAATTGAATTCGCTCGTTTAAACATGAAAAATACAATCATGTCAAAACGTTATTTAAAACAATTAGTTGATGAAGGGATTGTTTGTGGATGGGATGATCCACGTATGCCAACAGTTGCAGGACTTCGTCGTCGTGGATATACAGCAGAAGCTATTACCAACTTCATTCAAGAAGCGGGATTATCTAAAGCGGTTAGTACAATTGATCCACAAATGTTAGAACACTTCATCCGTGAAGATTTAAAATTAAAAGCGCCTCGTACAATGGCAGTGTTAAAACCTTTAAAAGTTGTAATTACAAACTATCCAGAAGGACAAGTTGAATATCTAGACGCTGAGATTAATCCAGAAGTTCCTGAAATGGGAATGCGTAAAATTCCATTCTCTCGTGAAATTTATATTGAACAAGAAGACTTCATGGAAAATCCAGTTCCTAAATACTTCCGTTTATTCCCTGGAAATGAGGTTCGTTTAAAACACGCTTACTTCATCAAGTGTACAGATGTGATTAAAGACGAAGAAGGTAATATCACTGAAATTCATGCGACATATGATCCAGAAACAAAATCAGGATCAGGATTCACAGGACGTAAAGTAAAAGGAACAATTCACTGGGTAGATGCAACACACAACATCCCAGCAGACTTCCATTTATACGAACCATTATTAATCGAAAATGAAGAAACAGAAGGATTACCATTCTTAGAGCGCATCAATAAAAACTCTGAAAAAATCGTACAAGGATTCGTAGAAGAAA